The Panicum hallii strain FIL2 chromosome 9, PHallii_v3.1, whole genome shotgun sequence genome has a window encoding:
- the LOC112877384 gene encoding uncharacterized protein LOC112877384: MASTHQDNVVFEVNAIGWAPSGTGTALSLHHEDPARLPTAAVGHGHRPSGRYVVAAGRADEEDGLCQVITPGALKPRVTYRVAGWISVASGEVAEEDGKQQRGHPIRVSIRVDDGSCVVDGGAVCPQPGRWAEIKGAFRLRENPRSAAVHVHGPPAGVDVKVMDLRIIATDRKARFRHLKDKTDKVRKRDVVLKLGGAPGASVRVVQLDNGFPLGSCINGEVIQNPAFVDFFTNHLDWAVFENELKWYWTEAQRGQLNYADADRLLDFCDRTGKPARGHCIFWAVDGDVQQWIKDIGGDRDQLMAAVQQRIRGLLGRYAGRFPHYDVNNEMLHGRFFRDRLGDDVAALMFREAAQLDPGAALFVNDYNVECGNDPNATPDKYIDLIRGLQRGGAQVGGIGLQGHVTNPVGVVICDALDKLSATDLPVWITELDVGEPDEALRADDLEVVLREAYAHPAVQGVVLWGFMQGHMWRQDAALVNADGTVNDAGQRFIELRREWTSDARGRLDGDGQFKFRGFHGTYVAQVTTAAGKMLKAFTVDKGDAPLVLDMMDI, translated from the exons ATGGCCAGCACTCACCAG GACAATGTCGTGTTTGAGGTGAACGCCATCGGTTGGGCTCCCTCTGGCACGGGCACGGCTCTGTCTCTACACCACGAGGATCCGGCGAGGCTCCCCACGGCGGCTGTCGGGCACGGCCACAGGCCCAGCGGCCGGTACGTCGTCGCCGCGGGCCGCGCTGACGAGGAGGACGGCCTGTGCCAGGTGATCACCCCGGGCGCGCTCAAGCCCCGCGTAACCTACCGTGTCGCCGGCTGGATCAGCGTCGCTTCTGGAGAAGTAGCGGAGGAGGATGGAAAGCAGCAGCGAGGCCACCCCATTCGTGTCAGCATCCGCGTGGACGACGGGAGCTGCGtcgtcgacggcggcgcggtcTGCCCCCAGCCGGGCAGGTGGGCGGAGATCAAGGGCGCGTTCCGGCTCAGGGAGAACCCTCGCAGCGCGGCGGTTCACGTGCATGGGCCGCCTGCCGGCGTCGACGTGAAGGTCATGGACCTTCGGATCATAGCTACGGACCGCAAAGCGCGCTTCAGGCACCTCAAGGACAAGACGGACAAG GTGCGCAAGCGTGACGTGGTTCTCAAGTTGGGCGGGGCGCCGGGGGCGTCCGTGCGCGTGGTGCAGCTGGACAACGGCTTCCCGCTGGGCAGCTGCATCAACGGCGAGGTGATTCAGAACCCCGCCTTCGTGGACTTCTTCACCAACCACTTGGACTGGGCCGTCTTCGAGAACGAGCTCAAGTGGTACTGGACGGAGGCGCAGCGCGGCCAGCTCAACTACGCCGACGCCGACCGCCTGCTCGACTTCTGCGACCGCACCGGCAAGCCCGCGCGGGGCCACTGCATCTTCTGGGCCGTCGACGGCGACGTGCAGCAGTGGATCAAGGACATCGGCGGCGACCGCGACCAGCTGATGGCGGCCGTGCAGCAGCGCATCCGCGGCCTCCTGGGCCGCTATGCGGGGAGGTTCCCGCACTACGACGTCAACAACGAGATGCTGCACGGGCGCTTCTTCCGCGACCGCCTCGGGGACGACGTCGCGGCACTCATGTTCCGCGAGGCCGCGCAGCTTGACCCGGGTGCCGCGCTCTTCGTCAACGACTACAACGTCGAGTGCGGCAACGATCCCAACGCCACGCCCGACAAGTACATCGACCTCATCCGCGGCCTGcagcgcggcggcgcgcaggtcGGCGGCATCGGCCTGCAGGGCCACGTCACCAATCCGGTCGGGGTGGTCATCTGCGACGCCCTGGACAAGCTCTCCGCCACCGACCTGCCCGTCTGGATCACCGAGCTCGACGTCGGCGAGCCCGACGAGGCCCTTCGCGCCGACGACCTCGAGGTGGTGCTCCGCGAGGCGTACGCGCACCCGGCCGTGCAGGGCGTCGTGCTCTGGGGCTTCATGCAGGGACACATGTGGCGCCAAGACGCCGCCCTCGTCAACGCCGACGGCACCGTTAACGACGCCGGCCAGAGGTTCATTGAGCTCCGGAGGGAGTGGACCTCCGATGCGCGCGGCCGCCTAGATGGCGATGGACAGTTCAAGTTCAGGGGCTTCCATGGCACGTACGTGGCGCAGGTCAccacggcggcggggaagatGCTCAAGGCATTCACCGTCGACAAAGGGGACGCGCCTCTCGTGCTGGACATGATGGATATCTGA